In Balneolales bacterium ANBcel1, one genomic interval encodes:
- the fabD gene encoding ACP S-malonyltransferase, translating to MKKAYLFPGQGSQYKGMGKNHYRFDSTFTKRCDQADEVLGYSITEVMFDGSDADLSQTRYTQPALFLHAYALYESLGHTPDMYAGHSLGEYTALAAAGVLTFEDALQTVRKRGELMQAAGEEQPGAMAAVIGLDDTLVEQVCRGVSEEQEGTVGPANYNAKGQLVISGHETAVESAAAKLKEAGAKLVKKLPVSGAFHSPLMEPASDKLNEIIDGLVFKTPRSFVYSNVTGEGSVDVDVLKDNVKRQLLCPVQWTRTLQTMFNDEARHFIEVGPGAVLQGLVKRTLKEAGISGFQ from the coding sequence ATGAAAAAAGCGTATCTTTTTCCCGGACAGGGATCACAGTACAAGGGGATGGGAAAGAACCATTACCGGTTTGACAGCACGTTTACAAAGCGATGTGATCAGGCCGACGAAGTTTTAGGCTACTCCATCACGGAAGTCATGTTCGACGGCAGTGACGCCGATCTGTCCCAGACCAGATACACACAGCCTGCTCTATTTCTCCATGCCTATGCACTGTACGAATCACTTGGTCATACGCCCGACATGTATGCCGGTCACAGTCTGGGGGAATATACGGCATTGGCGGCAGCCGGAGTGCTGACCTTCGAAGATGCTCTTCAGACTGTCCGGAAGCGGGGTGAGCTGATGCAGGCGGCCGGAGAAGAACAACCCGGGGCCATGGCGGCGGTCATCGGCCTGGACGATACCCTCGTTGAGCAGGTGTGCCGCGGAGTTTCCGAAGAACAGGAGGGTACGGTCGGTCCGGCCAATTACAATGCCAAAGGGCAGTTGGTGATATCCGGTCATGAAACTGCCGTAGAAAGTGCGGCAGCGAAACTGAAAGAGGCCGGCGCGAAACTGGTAAAAAAACTGCCCGTGAGCGGAGCCTTTCACTCACCGCTGATGGAACCGGCGAGTGATAAACTGAATGAAATTATCGACGGTCTTGTCTTTAAAACACCGCGGTCCTTTGTATATTCCAATGTCACCGGGGAGGGATCGGTTGATGTGGATGTACTTAAAGACAATGTCAAGCGGCAGCTGTTGTGTCCGGTTCAATGGACCAGGACACTGCAAACCATGTTCAACGACGAGGCCAGGCACTTTATCGAAGTAGGGCCGGGGGCAGTTCTGCAAGGCCTTGTAAAACGAACACTGAAAGAGGCCGGAATCTCCGGTTTTCAGTAA
- the fabG gene encoding 3-oxoacyl-[acyl-carrier-protein] reductase, whose product MSSDNNLLQGKTALVTGGSRGIGRAIALDLADAGADVLITFARSEEAAQKVVEEIQAKGRKAKAVKADAVDFKQAEEVMAIAAKEFSGPDILVNNAGITRDTLIMRMTEEQWDEVIRTNLKSVFNYSKAAIRPMMKNRSGSIINIGSVVGIGGNAGQTNYAASKAGIIGFTKSLAKEVASRNIRVNVVAPGYITTEMTGQLDEKVLDSIIAAIPLKRAGEPSEVAGAVRFLASDASAYVTGAVLPVDGGMAM is encoded by the coding sequence ATGAGCTCGGATAACAATCTGCTGCAAGGCAAAACAGCACTGGTAACCGGGGGCAGTCGGGGTATTGGCAGGGCTATTGCCCTGGATCTTGCCGACGCTGGCGCGGATGTGCTAATCACCTTTGCCAGATCTGAAGAAGCGGCACAGAAAGTGGTTGAGGAGATTCAGGCGAAAGGACGCAAAGCGAAAGCCGTTAAGGCCGATGCCGTTGACTTCAAACAGGCCGAAGAGGTGATGGCAATCGCCGCAAAAGAATTTTCGGGTCCCGATATACTGGTTAACAATGCCGGAATCACCCGGGACACCCTGATCATGCGCATGACCGAAGAGCAGTGGGACGAAGTCATCCGCACCAACCTCAAGAGTGTGTTCAACTACTCAAAAGCGGCCATCCGTCCCATGATGAAAAACCGGTCGGGATCCATCATCAACATCGGTTCGGTGGTAGGCATCGGGGGGAACGCGGGCCAAACCAACTACGCCGCTTCAAAAGCCGGGATTATCGGTTTTACAAAATCGCTGGCCAAGGAGGTGGCTTCACGCAATATCCGTGTCAATGTTGTTGCGCCGGGCTACATCACCACCGAGATGACGGGCCAGCTGGATGAAAAAGTGCTGGATTCCATTATTGCTGCCATTCCGCTCAAACGGGCGGGTGAGCCCTCCGAAGTGGCCGGTGCCGTGCGATTCCTGGCTTCCGATGCTTCCGCATACGTGACGGGCGCGGTTCTGCCTGTGGACGGAGGCATGGCCATGTAG
- a CDS encoding acyl carrier protein encodes MSQDIDAKVKSIIVDKLGVDESEVGSDANFTNDLGADSLDTVELIMEFEKEFDISIPDEDAENIATVGDAVNYLKGKIS; translated from the coding sequence ATGTCGCAAGATATCGATGCAAAAGTAAAGTCCATTATCGTTGATAAACTTGGTGTAGATGAATCCGAGGTGGGATCCGATGCCAACTTTACCAACGATCTGGGTGCCGATTCACTGGATACCGTCGAACTGATCATGGAATTTGAAAAAGAGTTTGACATCAGTATCCCTGACGAGGATGCAGAAAATATTGCTACGGTTGGTGATGCCGTAAACTATCTGAAAGGCAAAATTTCCTGA
- the fabF gene encoding beta-ketoacyl-ACP synthase II, which yields MGKRRVVITGIGALTPIGKGAPEFWNGLVSGKSGAKTIDNFDVTNFPTRFAAQIEDYDAADYMKPKEARRLDKFCQYALITADEAIADAKLDPEEMDSDRVAVLVGSGIGGMQVFYDQAVQFYEKGQRAISPFFIPMLIPDMAAGQISIKYGFRGPNYCAVSACATGSHNIGLAYDAIVNDQADYAVCGGSEAPVFGMGLAGFNAVRAMSTRNDSPETASRPFDKTRDGFVLGEGAGMMVLETLESALKRGARIYGEVAGYGFSADAYHITAPDPDGKGVILAMTSALKSAGIRPEDVEHINMHGTATPLGDVAETRSIKKVFGDHSYNMSLNSTKSMTGHMLGAAGAAESIATLLAIYHGMIPPTINYEHPDPECDLNYTTNETEVRDITYGLNNAFGFGGHNTCLAFKKYQD from the coding sequence ATGGGAAAACGTAGAGTCGTTATAACCGGTATAGGGGCCCTTACACCAATTGGTAAGGGTGCCCCCGAGTTCTGGAACGGGCTGGTTTCCGGAAAAAGTGGCGCCAAAACCATTGACAATTTTGACGTTACCAATTTTCCGACCCGGTTTGCTGCACAAATCGAAGATTATGATGCTGCGGACTACATGAAACCCAAGGAGGCTCGCCGGCTTGACAAATTCTGCCAGTATGCGCTTATCACTGCAGATGAGGCTATTGCAGATGCAAAGCTGGATCCGGAAGAGATGGACAGCGACAGAGTCGCAGTTCTTGTGGGAAGCGGTATCGGAGGAATGCAGGTCTTTTACGACCAGGCCGTGCAGTTTTATGAAAAAGGCCAGCGTGCCATTTCTCCGTTCTTCATACCCATGCTCATACCGGATATGGCGGCCGGACAGATTTCCATCAAATACGGTTTTCGCGGACCAAATTATTGTGCGGTTTCAGCTTGTGCCACCGGATCGCACAATATCGGGCTCGCTTACGACGCGATTGTCAATGACCAGGCAGACTATGCCGTTTGCGGAGGTTCGGAAGCCCCGGTATTCGGCATGGGCCTGGCCGGTTTCAACGCCGTAAGGGCCATGTCTACTCGGAATGATTCACCCGAGACGGCTTCACGGCCATTCGACAAGACCCGTGACGGTTTTGTACTGGGGGAAGGCGCCGGTATGATGGTCCTTGAGACACTGGAGTCGGCACTCAAGAGGGGAGCGCGTATCTATGGCGAAGTCGCCGGATATGGCTTTTCTGCCGATGCCTATCACATCACCGCACCCGACCCCGATGGCAAAGGGGTAATTCTTGCCATGACTTCCGCGCTTAAATCCGCCGGTATTCGTCCGGAGGATGTGGAACATATCAACATGCACGGTACTGCAACTCCGCTGGGAGATGTCGCCGAGACCAGGTCCATTAAAAAAGTATTTGGTGACCATTCCTATAACATGAGCCTTAATTCAACGAAATCGATGACCGGCCATATGCTGGGCGCGGCCGGAGCCGCCGAGTCGATTGCAACGTTGCTGGCGATCTACCACGGAATGATACCACCCACCATCAACTACGAACATCCCGATCCTGAGTGCGATCTCAATTATACCACGAATGAGACAGAGGTCAGGGATATTACGTACGGCCTCAATAACGCCTTTGGATTTGGGGGGCACAACACCTGCCTTGCCTTTAAAAAATATCAGGACTAG
- the rnc gene encoding ribonuclease III has protein sequence MIHRIRAYFERQKLDPDYRKKLDRLEELTGVPAREPDLYLKALRHRSIVAEKRMASNESYEQLEFMGDAVLDLIVSEIIFEEFPYSDEGFMTQLRSRLVKGEMLAEIARNIELADLIELGDRVRNQGVEHTDNVLSDVFEAVVGAVFIDHGYLTCRKFVMNLYHKYIILDELVATKDNYKSILLERVQARRQPAPVYRITRERGPGHMKEFEVEVVVDGRTLGRGIGKNKKKAEQAAARSALDELDA, from the coding sequence GTGATACACCGAATCCGGGCTTATTTTGAGAGACAAAAGCTCGATCCTGATTACCGGAAGAAGCTGGACCGGCTGGAAGAGCTGACAGGCGTTCCAGCCCGGGAACCTGATCTTTACCTGAAGGCACTCCGACACCGCTCTATTGTCGCGGAAAAAAGAATGGCTTCGAATGAATCCTATGAACAGCTTGAGTTCATGGGTGATGCCGTTCTGGATCTGATTGTATCGGAAATTATTTTTGAAGAGTTTCCCTATTCCGATGAAGGCTTCATGACACAATTGCGGTCCAGGCTGGTAAAAGGAGAGATGCTCGCGGAGATCGCAAGAAATATAGAACTTGCGGATCTGATTGAACTAGGTGACCGTGTGCGAAATCAGGGCGTTGAACATACCGATAATGTACTTTCGGATGTTTTTGAAGCTGTAGTGGGTGCGGTGTTTATAGACCACGGATATCTCACGTGCCGGAAATTTGTGATGAATCTGTATCACAAATACATTATCCTTGACGAACTGGTTGCCACCAAAGACAATTATAAGAGTATATTACTGGAAAGGGTCCAGGCTCGCAGGCAGCCGGCACCGGTGTACAGGATTACCCGTGAAAGAGGTCCGGGGCATATGAAGGAGTTTGAAGTAGAAGTCGTTGTCGACGGCCGGACCCTGGGCAGGGGAATCGGTAAAAACAAGAAGAAAGCCGAGCAGGCCGCGGCAAGATCCGCGCTCGACGAACTTGATGCATAG
- a CDS encoding branched-chain amino acid aminotransferase codes for MAKFQIEIDKVTDSRISQTDFDNLIFGELFSDHQLEMVYENGAWQQPKIKPYAPVSMYPAVSTFHYGQAVFEGMKAYRYQDTGANIFRIHNHFERFNRSCRRVCIPEIPHDSFVEGLKALIDLEREWVPKAKYKSLYIRPIVYASDQTLGLRSSKTFRFHIICSPVGNYYAEGIKPIRLTTMPEYVRAVKGGVGEAKVPGNYAASLEPTFKAQEMGYTQVLWLDAIEHRYVEEVGSMNIFFVIGDTLVTPALSGSILPGVTRDSVLELAQSEGMKIEQRPVSIDELMEHSKSGKLREIFGSGTAAVISPVGMIHHQGNEITVSTSAEEMGPVAKWFYDQITGIQHGEIEDKKSWCTVV; via the coding sequence ATGGCAAAATTTCAGATCGAGATCGATAAAGTCACGGATTCCCGTATATCCCAAACCGACTTTGACAATTTGATATTCGGGGAACTGTTCTCTGACCACCAGCTCGAAATGGTCTATGAAAACGGAGCGTGGCAACAGCCGAAAATCAAGCCATATGCACCGGTATCCATGTATCCGGCCGTCTCCACGTTTCACTATGGCCAGGCTGTGTTTGAAGGGATGAAGGCTTATCGCTATCAGGACACCGGGGCCAATATCTTCAGGATTCACAACCACTTCGAGCGGTTTAACCGATCCTGCAGAAGGGTTTGCATACCCGAGATTCCGCACGATTCTTTTGTGGAAGGCCTGAAGGCGCTGATCGATCTCGAGCGCGAATGGGTACCCAAAGCAAAATACAAATCGTTGTACATCCGGCCGATTGTTTACGCATCCGACCAGACGCTGGGTTTGCGTTCATCAAAAACATTCCGCTTTCACATTATCTGCAGCCCGGTCGGCAACTACTACGCCGAAGGGATCAAGCCCATCCGCCTGACCACCATGCCCGAATATGTACGCGCCGTAAAGGGCGGTGTCGGCGAAGCCAAAGTACCCGGAAATTATGCGGCAAGCCTGGAGCCGACCTTTAAAGCGCAGGAGATGGGCTACACGCAGGTGCTCTGGCTTGATGCTATTGAACACAGGTACGTTGAGGAAGTGGGAAGCATGAACATCTTTTTTGTCATCGGCGACACCCTGGTAACACCTGCTCTGAGCGGCAGCATCCTCCCCGGGGTCACCCGCGACTCGGTACTGGAACTGGCGCAATCCGAAGGAATGAAGATTGAGCAGCGCCCCGTATCCATTGACGAACTGATGGAACACAGTAAAAGCGGCAAACTCAGGGAAATCTTCGGCTCCGGAACCGCGGCCGTAATTTCACCCGTCGGCATGATCCATCACCAGGGCAATGAAATCACCGTATCCACCTCCGCAGAAGAGATGGGGCCGGTAGCAAAATGGTTTTATGATCAGATTACCGGTATTCAGCATGGAGAAATTGAGGATAAAAAATCCTGGTGTACTGTCGTCTGA
- a CDS encoding thymidylate synthase, producing MKAYLDLVSRVLEKGVRKKNRTGVDTISSFAEFYKVDLADGFPLLTTKKVPFRSVILELLWYLRGEDHIRWLRDEMDCHIWDAWADEKGHVGPIYPVMWRRFPTFQAGQVKMEGNAGVVEKQTYTLKEVDQIGNAIEMLRTQPESRRIVVSAWHPGLLKEMALPPCHVMFVFSVAEGRLNCHLTQRSGDIALGIPFNLACYSALTMLIAKIVGLQPGEFAHTIVDAHIYENHVEGLRLQLERSPKPLPELIIHNDRLDNLAFKDFELKNYDPHPRIAFEVAV from the coding sequence ATGAAGGCCTATCTTGATCTGGTGAGCAGGGTTCTCGAAAAGGGAGTCCGCAAGAAGAACCGTACCGGAGTGGACACCATCTCTTCGTTCGCGGAATTCTATAAAGTGGATCTGGCCGATGGATTTCCACTCCTCACAACAAAAAAAGTGCCTTTCCGGTCGGTCATCCTCGAACTGTTGTGGTATTTGAGAGGAGAAGACCATATTCGATGGCTTCGCGACGAGATGGATTGCCACATCTGGGATGCCTGGGCGGATGAGAAGGGACATGTCGGACCCATATACCCTGTAATGTGGCGCCGTTTCCCTACCTTTCAAGCCGGCCAGGTCAAAATGGAAGGAAACGCCGGGGTTGTTGAAAAACAGACCTATACCCTCAAGGAAGTCGACCAGATCGGCAATGCAATTGAAATGCTTCGCACGCAGCCGGAAAGCCGCAGAATTGTTGTGAGTGCCTGGCATCCGGGATTGCTCAAGGAGATGGCACTGCCGCCGTGCCATGTCATGTTCGTGTTTTCCGTTGCCGAAGGGCGCCTGAATTGCCACCTTACACAGCGCTCGGGAGATATCGCCCTGGGCATCCCATTCAATCTGGCGTGTTATTCGGCGCTCACAATGCTTATTGCAAAAATTGTGGGACTGCAGCCCGGTGAGTTTGCGCATACCATTGTGGATGCCCATATTTATGAAAACCATGTGGAAGGGTTGCGACTGCAGCTGGAACGTTCCCCAAAACCCTTGCCCGAACTGATCATCCACAACGACAGGCTTGATAATCTTGCCTTTAAGGATTTCGAACTGAAAAACTACGATCCTCATCCCCGAATCGCTTTTGAAGTGGCGGTTTGA
- a CDS encoding dihydrofolate reductase: MLESSSHKEAVTLHCHPFKHTPFAMIVSMIAAHDPNLVIGKGGSLPWHIPEDLAHFRQRTTGHTIVMGRGVFEEIGEKPLPKRRNLVLSRSRSYENVETCRSVADVLAKTENEQKIYIIGGSEIYNLFFPLCNRLEITLIHDTWPGDVFFPEYRNQLGSIWKEVFREERDELTFVDYDRVSE, encoded by the coding sequence ATGCTCGAAAGCAGTTCGCACAAGGAAGCTGTTACCCTTCACTGTCATCCATTCAAACACACACCCTTCGCGATGATTGTCAGCATGATAGCCGCGCACGACCCCAATCTTGTAATCGGCAAAGGCGGATCGCTCCCCTGGCATATTCCGGAAGACCTGGCCCACTTCAGGCAACGGACAACAGGACATACCATAGTAATGGGGCGTGGCGTTTTTGAGGAAATTGGAGAAAAGCCGCTTCCAAAACGCAGAAATCTGGTGCTGAGCCGCTCACGATCCTATGAGAATGTCGAAACCTGCAGGAGCGTTGCAGATGTGCTCGCAAAAACAGAGAATGAGCAAAAAATTTATATTATCGGAGGATCAGAAATCTACAATCTATTTTTCCCGCTCTGCAACCGTCTTGAAATCACCCTGATTCACGACACCTGGCCGGGTGACGTTTTTTTCCCTGAATATCGCAATCAACTGGGAAGTATCTGGAAAGAGGTTTTTCGGGAGGAGCGGGATGAACTGACATTTGTCGATTATGACCGGGTTTCGGAATAA
- a CDS encoding M1 family metallopeptidase translates to MRARYPQDNRSFTQRTRQVLRMYFGTAVVVCLLTLLSGVGVTIEALADVPVTQPLSRYENTILNSGGVLLEEQSRYDVQSYDIDLYVDPSEKSIYGSVITRISVLEPTDKFVAHLDTVFATHRVMWVRMQTQPVPLEFRHEQGLVIAQLPEELQPGDVADIEITYSGSPRQAPNPPWEGGFTWAETEEGITWVGVSCQMNGADIWWPVKDHPSDRPESVSMKVTVPDGLTALSNGVLQSVEHYTPTTSTFHWHTDLPINSYAVTLNIGPYDLVSRDFESITGEVFPIYFWTLPANIGKARELMDQVVHQMEFFERLLGPYPFRSEKYGIAEAPFLGMEHQTLIAYGAGYRDDVVFETDSGFDDLHHHELAHEWWGNMIAVYDWKDFWIHEGFATYMQPLYAEELHGKDQYRYFMQRLYERISNNMPIAPVETRTTREMFEGRDIYMKGAWVLHSLRKLIGDEPFFTSLRQMLYPDPELEKAGVRPPSRLVDTDEFIAIAEQNSGRELDWFFETYLRHADLPELEKRQDGDVLYLSWNVPGDIYFPMPVEVFDGKELRVIIPEKDKEVKIFDRSQLRIDPDGKVLRSDMFDR, encoded by the coding sequence ATGAGAGCACGTTATCCCCAGGACAACAGATCATTCACGCAAAGAACCCGTCAGGTCTTGCGAATGTATTTCGGCACGGCAGTCGTCGTCTGTTTACTCACGCTGCTATCAGGAGTCGGTGTCACTATCGAAGCCCTTGCGGACGTGCCGGTCACACAGCCGCTAAGCCGGTACGAAAACACCATTCTCAATTCCGGCGGAGTGCTTCTGGAGGAACAATCGCGCTATGATGTCCAATCCTATGACATTGACCTGTATGTGGATCCTTCGGAGAAAAGCATCTACGGAAGTGTGATAACCCGAATTTCTGTTTTGGAACCGACAGACAAGTTTGTTGCGCATCTGGATACGGTGTTTGCAACCCATCGTGTGATGTGGGTGAGGATGCAGACTCAGCCCGTGCCTTTGGAGTTCCGACATGAACAGGGCCTGGTGATTGCGCAATTACCCGAAGAACTGCAGCCGGGCGATGTCGCTGATATCGAAATCACCTATTCCGGCAGCCCGAGACAGGCACCAAATCCTCCGTGGGAAGGAGGGTTTACCTGGGCCGAGACCGAAGAGGGAATCACATGGGTCGGTGTCTCATGTCAGATGAACGGAGCCGACATCTGGTGGCCTGTGAAGGACCATCCATCAGACAGGCCCGAATCGGTATCCATGAAGGTTACGGTTCCGGATGGTCTGACTGCTCTTTCAAACGGAGTGCTGCAATCTGTGGAGCATTATACCCCGACTACGAGTACTTTTCACTGGCATACAGACCTTCCGATCAACAGCTATGCCGTTACCTTGAACATCGGGCCCTATGACCTGGTTTCCAGAGATTTTGAAAGTATCACGGGCGAGGTGTTCCCGATCTATTTCTGGACTTTGCCGGCCAACATTGGCAAGGCCCGGGAGTTGATGGATCAGGTGGTCCATCAGATGGAGTTTTTTGAGCGGCTTCTTGGTCCGTATCCCTTCCGAAGCGAAAAGTATGGTATAGCGGAAGCGCCTTTTCTGGGCATGGAACATCAGACACTGATCGCTTACGGAGCCGGGTACCGGGATGATGTTGTGTTCGAAACGGATTCCGGCTTCGACGACCTCCACCATCACGAATTGGCGCACGAATGGTGGGGTAACATGATTGCCGTTTACGACTGGAAAGATTTCTGGATCCATGAGGGTTTTGCTACCTACATGCAGCCCTTGTACGCGGAAGAGCTGCATGGGAAGGATCAATATCGCTATTTCATGCAGCGATTGTATGAACGTATTTCCAACAACATGCCTATTGCGCCTGTGGAAACCAGAACAACCAGGGAGATGTTCGAGGGTCGTGATATCTACATGAAAGGAGCATGGGTGCTCCATTCCCTTCGAAAATTGATCGGGGATGAGCCTTTTTTTACATCACTGCGTCAAATGCTGTATCCAGATCCGGAACTGGAAAAAGCGGGAGTCCGGCCGCCTTCAAGGCTGGTCGATACGGACGAATTCATAGCCATCGCCGAGCAGAACAGCGGAAGGGAACTGGACTGGTTTTTTGAAACTTATCTGCGTCATGCAGATTTGCCCGAGCTGGAAAAGAGACAGGACGGTGATGTGCTGTACCTTTCCTGGAACGTACCCGGCGACATCTATTTTCCCATGCCGGTTGAGGTGTTTGACGGTAAAGAGCTAAGAGTGATAATCCCCGAAAAGGACAAGGAGGTCAAAATTTTTGACCGTTCACAGCTCAGGATTGATCCTGACGGCAAGGTTTTGAGGAGCGACATGTTTGACCGGTAA
- a CDS encoding HD domain-containing protein produces MDKSTQYKIFTDPVHGFISVPKGMVLQLLDHPYVQRLRRIRQLGLANTVFPGAEHSRFSHALGALGLMQRVLHHLSERDTTITHHEFESTLAAILLHDIGHGPFSHTLENSIIKKVHHEKLTLLMMEELNREYDCRLDTAISIFTNQYPKKFLHQLISSQLDIDRLDYLRRDSMFAGVHEGSIGIDRIIRTMRVHQGNIVIDKKGIYAVENYIVARRLMYMQVYLHKTVLAGDKLLMAILTRARRLYAKNSGFPIYSPSLKYFFGLKPQGTGKVSRKMLDAFVNLDDNDILINLKYWQHSDCPVLSDLCRRFLNRRYFRTTFLDRKPGEHQIRQWEEKTADALTKMGIPDAESFVNDYLFYDYSQSEAYTFNSDGIWILQDNIAVEFSKASDSRHITALTRPVIKHFAVHLKEVSI; encoded by the coding sequence ATGGACAAATCCACCCAATACAAAATATTTACCGATCCTGTTCACGGTTTTATCAGTGTGCCCAAGGGCATGGTGCTTCAACTGCTGGATCACCCCTATGTCCAGCGTCTTCGAAGAATCCGGCAGCTGGGTTTGGCCAATACTGTTTTTCCGGGTGCCGAGCATTCCCGTTTTTCGCATGCCCTGGGGGCGCTCGGATTGATGCAGCGGGTGCTCCATCACCTGAGTGAAAGGGATACCACCATTACGCATCATGAGTTTGAAAGTACGCTGGCTGCCATCCTGCTCCACGATATTGGCCACGGCCCGTTTTCGCATACCCTCGAGAACAGCATCATAAAAAAGGTGCATCACGAGAAACTGACACTGCTGATGATGGAGGAGCTTAACCGTGAGTATGACTGTCGTCTCGACACCGCCATCAGCATCTTTACCAATCAGTATCCCAAAAAATTTCTGCATCAGCTGATCTCTTCCCAACTCGATATCGACCGGCTTGATTACCTCCGGCGCGACAGTATGTTTGCCGGTGTTCACGAAGGATCGATCGGGATCGACCGCATCATCAGGACAATGCGTGTGCATCAGGGCAATATTGTTATTGATAAAAAAGGCATTTACGCGGTGGAAAACTATATTGTCGCCAGAAGACTCATGTACATGCAGGTGTATCTGCATAAAACGGTTCTGGCCGGCGACAAGCTGCTGATGGCCATCCTCACGCGCGCACGACGGCTTTATGCGAAGAACTCCGGTTTCCCGATTTACTCACCATCGCTGAAGTATTTCTTCGGGCTAAAACCACAGGGCACCGGGAAGGTGAGCCGGAAAATGCTCGACGCGTTTGTGAATCTGGACGACAACGACATCCTCATTAATTTGAAATACTGGCAGCATTCGGACTGCCCGGTGCTGTCCGACCTTTGCCGGAGATTTCTGAACCGCCGCTATTTCCGGACTACCTTCCTCGACAGGAAACCGGGAGAGCATCAGATTCGGCAGTGGGAAGAAAAAACTGCTGATGCGCTGACGAAAATGGGAATTCCTGACGCGGAATCGTTTGTCAATGACTACCTTTTTTACGATTATAGCCAGAGCGAAGCATATACCTTTAACAGTGATGGTATCTGGATTCTTCAGGATAATATCGCGGTGGAGTTCTCCAAAGCCTCCGACAGCCGCCATATCACAGCACTGACCAGGCCTGTGATCAAGCATTTTGCAGTACATCTTAAAGAGGTCTCGATTTGA